A stretch of Macadamia integrifolia cultivar HAES 741 chromosome 7, SCU_Mint_v3, whole genome shotgun sequence DNA encodes these proteins:
- the LOC122083418 gene encoding pentatricopeptide repeat-containing protein At1g55630-like produces MVLTMRYMVMFGQRVHQSISYFCYISRSLCDRSFRDDGGDNGCEVNDSFPKGGSLKLDFDSAMHMDPTATLPEMSIVGIHDSDENGSQEDFSHQQRVFNDVRFDADRILEILHQDEPGFDVRLALDELQLGLSTFLVREVLKRILKTINHTNRNRSAKLSYKFFVWASLQSNYSHTSNTYHLLMSIFANCQEWKAMGRLVDQMTEYGLPTTARTFNILICAFSEAGMRRRLVERFITSKTFNYRPFKHSYNAILHSLLAVKQYNLIEWLYRQMLVNKHSPDVLSYNILLCAKYRLGKLLEFQTVLDEMLRSGFFPDFHTYNILLHVLGKDDKPCEALKLLNHMREVGCEPNILHFTTLMDGLSRAGNLVACQYFFDEMVRKGYMPDVVCYTVMITGYIVAGELENAQKMFDEMIVKGQLPNAFTYNSMIRGLCMAQKFEEARAMLDEMESRCCSPNFIVYRTLVANLRNAGKQHEAYKVVEQMVKKGHYIHLRSKLEGYVKESRRRNVYK; encoded by the coding sequence ATGGTACTCACTATGAGATATATGGTTATGTTCGGTCAAAGGGTTCATCAGAGCATTTCCTATTTTTGCTATATTTCACGGTCATTATGTGATCGTAGCTTTAGAGACGATGGTGGTGACAATGGGTGTGAAGTTAATGATAGCTTCCCAAAGGGAGGTAGTCTAAAACTAGATTTTGACTCTGCAATGCACATGGATCCTACTGCAACCCTCCCTGAGATGTCCATTGTAGGAATTCATGACAGTGATGAAAATGGTTCTCAGGAAGATTTTTCCCATCAACAGAGAGTTTTCAATGATGTACGGTTTGATGCTGATAGAATTCTGGAAATTCTCCACCAAGATGAACCGGGTTTTGATGTTAGATTGGCTTTAGATGAGTTGCAACTCGGGCTGTCAACTTTCCTCGTCAGAGAAGTTCTCAAAAGGATTTTGAAAACTATAAACCATACAAATAGGAACCGCAGTGCAAAGTTGAGTTACAAGTTCTTCGTGTGGGCCAGTCTGCAAAGTAACTACAGTCACACCTCGAACACCTACCACTTGCTTATGAGTATCTTTGCAAATTGTCAGGAGTGGAAGGCAATGGGGAGATTAGTTGATCAGATGACCGAATATGGGTTGCCTACTACTGCCAGAACATTTAACATCTTAATATGTGCTTTTAGCGAGGCAGGTATGAGGAGGAGATTAGTGGAGAGGTTCATTACATCAAAGACATTTAATTATAGGCCGTTCAAGCACTCCTACAATGCAATTCTACACTCTCTTCTGGCAGTAAAGCAATACAATTTGATTGAGTGGTTGTATCGGCAAATGCTTGTTAATAAGCATTCCCCTGATGTTTTATCTTACAACATACTTTTATGTGCGAAGTACAGACTTGGAAAGTTATTAGAGTTCCAGACAGTGCTTGACGAGATGCTTAGAAGTGGATTTTTCCCGGATTTCCACACATATAACATCTTACTCCATGTGCTTGGGAAAGATGACAAACCTTGTGAAGCTCTTAAGCTATTAAATCACATGAGAGAAGTTGGTTGTGAGCCAAACATTCTCCACTTCACTACATTGATGGATGGGCTGAGTCGGGCTGGAAATTTGGTTGCCTGCCAATATTTTTTTGATGAGATGGTTAGGAAAGGGTACATGCCGGATGTAGTGTGTTACACGGTCATGATCACAGGATACATTGTTGCTGGTGAGCTTGAGAATGCTCAAAAAATGTTTGACGAGATGATTGTCAAAGGGCAGCTGCCGAATGCTTTTACATACAATTCCATGATACGTGGCCTTTGCATGGCCCAGAAGTTTGAAGAGGCACGCGCAATGCTGGATGAAATGGAATCTAGATGTTGCAGTCCAAATTTTATTGTTTACAGGACTCTAGTTGCTAATCTGCGGAATGCT